The stretch of DNA atgaagatttgtGGTAAAATGACCTCAAAGAAAATTCCAAGTCACATAGGGCATTCATGTCACTGCTTtgtaatagaaatatattttataagtattttaaacTTGAATGTTTTCAAGgaatttaagattcttttttaaagctctaGTCCAAGTCTTCAgctgtttagtttttaaaaatagaatttgggTCTCCAATGGGAGAGTACATAACTGGGCTAAGCTACTTTGATGACCTTACAGGACAGTGAGGTTCACACAGAGATCATTTCCTGAACATGGTTGACCTTTAACAGAACTGATTATTTCCTCACCCAAACAGTTATGCAGGATACTGCCAGATCTCCACTACAAAAATCTTGCCAGTCTTTCTAGACAATTGTTTACCATCCATGTTTAAAAACCTTGTACCACCAGAGGCAAAgcacataaaagtgaaaataagtaaACTTATTTCTAGTCTATTTACCTAAAGTCTTATAAATCATATGAAAAAATTAATGTATAGAAAGTAATTTCCTTATTATCTGATGTCAGCCAAAAAATAATTACTAGTTTTCTGTAAAAACAGGAAACTCAATCATAAAATGTCTGTTTAAATTAAAATGCCAATCTTGAAATCTTTCAACaccaagacattaaaaaaaaaaaagcttgcaaaTTCAAGAGGATGCTTGAAAAAAGTTATGGTTCAAAATTTGTTTATAGTAAGAGACTAAAATCATGTCACTGCAAAATTCCCCAGGGCTTTTGGCACCGACATTGAAAGAAAGATTTTAGTCTTTTGGTCACTTGAAGCTGCTACTAAATACAATAACCCTTAAAGAAGGTGAAAAAAGACAGTGAGGAACTGAAGGATAGATAGATAACTACATCATATACACGCATAGTTTGAAATAAAGACAGTCACTTCTTCAAGGGATCTGAAGATATAAGAACAGTTTCCCACCATCCCTTCCTTTTTGAAGAGGATCCTCTAATCAGAAATAATTCCTTTAAGTTATTGTGAGTGGTGTTGCCTGGCAGCAGCTTCAATTTCCTAGGCTAGTGTTCAATCCAAGTAATTAAGTAATCTCACAAGGAATAATCATATATGGCAACAGGGTAAAAAAGCAGGGCAGTTCTTCCATGCACAAACATTTCAGGAGAAAAACCATCAATTTTAAAGATAACCATCAGGTTTCAGGTATCCTAGCACACTCTAAACCCTAAGTTTTGCTTTACACCATTggtgactaaaattaacaagttttgcagtgagtttttttttctttttttttgtttttttgttttttttgtcttttttttttgcctgcaaCTATATACACATTGCAAAACTATTCTGCATCAcatgattttaaatgaaataaatataaaaatgaaccaCACAATCAACACATAACTTTAATACTCCACATTTATCTTGATCACAATGGTGGTTAACCTCCTTGTCAACAATCTTGTGAGTTGAGGAGTTGATTCTCATTCTCATATCCATCAGGCAGATATGCTCTCCTTAGCTGGTCTGACTTAGGTATGGAGCCTCCATTCTTTACGTGGCGAGAAAGGAAAGCACGGACTGCTGGGTGATCAGCCTTCTCAAGTGGGATGTTGGCTTCCAGGCACATTTTCACAAAGTCCTGGATAAcactgactttctctgtttgcGCAGTACTGTTGCACTGAAGGGATGCAGTTAGGGGCCTCTGCTTCTTTCTTACATTCTGCTCTTCAaattctgccttcctcttggtGTGAGTCTTTGACTTAAGGTGGTCACTAATGGCAGACTTGCGAACATGATTCAGAACCACATTGCAAGAAGTGCAGAAGAGTTTTCCTCCATCTTCGTGCAGCTCACCTCCAAACTCAGTGACTCGATCCAGGGGAGTCACATACAAAGCAGTCTTAGAACGGTTTCGGGCAGGTGGTGCTGTCACTACAAATCTTTCCATTCTGACTCTGAATAAGGTTCTTTcaagacaagagaaacaaaagtaagTGTTAGAACAATAGTTCATTTGgaaagtaattaaaaaacaaacaaacaaacaggtatAAACATTTCAAGATTTAAAGACATCAGAAAACTTAATTCAAACTTTGTCCATTAAGTCTTAACTAACTTGAAATATGTAAGGTACTCGTTATTAGTACCAGTAACTAGTTACTAGTAACAACTAGGTCCATTCCTTgaatttgatgaaattcaaataaatcaGAACTATGAAAAATGAATTCCAACTAACTCCAATGTCACTGTCTTTTAGGAAAAGCTAATCTGATGTCAATATTTAGggtattaattatattattctcTTCAATTTAGATGTGtattgaaatttaaaagattttaccttCACAGTTCTAGGGCAACTGATTTTAGGAACACAATTATAGGCAACTGGGTACAAAGTTAATTCAAACAGGTGGGCCACTAAACTGGCCTAATTCTATATGAAGATTtgttctgagaagaaaaaaagcaaaaactgaaaaagaacacAGACCAACTGCAATTAAAAAGCGGCAACAATGACATTAAATGTTAAAGCCAAGGTATAGAGTTCAAAGTCAGtcatttttttatgtatatatgcctCCACTGAGTTATCCAAAGCATGATAATCAATATATGGAAAAGTACTTTTTCtaacttttcccttttttccatcAAAGGCTAATAcatttgttaattatttatttcattttattaactaGTAAATTAGAACAAATCTAAGAAGTTAACACAGTGCCTAGTATATATGATAGGTGCTCAATCACAATTTGTTGATGGAATAAGTAAATGATTATGTTTACTATTTTTCCAAGTATTTAACTCAGAAGCAGCTTAATAATTTCTCAATTTACCCTAATAACAAATTTCTATGATCTTTGCCAAAATCATGACGTTACATTATGAACATTGAAAACTTGAGATACTCAACAAATGTTGTCAGTGACAACCATTTGTTCTCTGGAGCTGTGCCTTTGGGCTAAGCTCTCACATTAGCCTCtgtatatgaaattaaaatgaatttgataCAATTCAAGATGGAATGCTGTTCTCTATAAATATGTTAGAGAAAAATTCCTAAGTACATTCTCAACAACAATGCTTTAAAAGTGTAGTCAGCAATAATGGAGTATTCTCTCAACCCAAACTAGAGAATTCATAATTGGGTTATAGGATATCTCTCTCAAAAGAACTCTAAATTGCCAATGTGTTAAGACACCTGTGGACGTAAACTCAGAGATAGACCTAATGTTTCACAGGAATTCTGCAAAGTATGATAAAGTTCAGTTTTAATACATttcaattgtattttcttttcattaacaaATTGTTCAGTGCTTGACTCTCATGTGCCAAATACTGTATTAGGCtataggttttccttttttttttgaacattttatttatttatttggtagagagatcacaagtaggcagagaggcaggcagagagagagagaggaggaagcaggctccctgccaagcagagagcccaatgcgggactcgatcccaggaccctgagagcatgacctgagcgaaggcagaggcttaacccactgagccaccccggcgcctaGGCTATAGGTTTTCAACAGCAGACAAGACAGATATGATTCCTGCCCCCCAAATTGTCAGCAATGAATTAACACTACACATGCTTGTACTTTCACTCAATGGTACGAATTTTTTACTCCTATAGCAAAATCAGtcaaaattatgattattttgttCTAAGCTAGTTACGAGAAACATTAAATATCTGTGCCCAGGAATACCTAAATCTTTCGATGTGAAAGTCGTCTCTCTTTAAATAGATTTCaaactttaaaacaataaacatgttCATTATTCTCTGAAGCATAAAATGCTCAATCATTTGTGCTAATGTGAAAGGCCTATACATTCCAATGTCCTGCAACTTCCAAAAATCTGTGTTACTGCAGAGGCGAAGATCCACCCAGTAGAGGATGCTCGACTTTACGGAGACAAGAGTAACAAAAGTGTTTTCAACagaaggtaaaaatattttaaacgaGGAAGTTAAAAAGTTAAGAGCAGGAATTAGTCACCAAAAACGAAGCAGCACATTATTTACTAGATCGAAATAAACCTCGGAAGTTTTCAAGTTTTAAGTGTTTACCCGATCAGTTTCCAGTTTTTTTCGTCTTGATACTCAGTAGTGAAGGGTCTCTAGCGCAAAACCAAAGACGCTTGAAATCCTGGCACTTTCGTTTGTTCAAACCCGGAGATGCCTTCAAATCAGTTTTTCAACAAGTGGTGATGGGGAAATAGTTTCTGGGCTTGCACCCTATTTTCCCTGCGGTGCCGGGAAGTCATGCCTTTACtgtaaaacatgaaaaacaaatggaaagaaaaaaatgggggagggggagggaacgAAGGGTAGATAAAAAAACGAATAAGAACGACACAGCCACCACGGAGGTGTCTTTAAAACCGCTCCCTTTAGGTTAACTCCACACAACAAATCCGGGTTCCGACGTTTACCTCAACACTCAACCCAGTCCTTTCTCAGTTGTCCGCCCCGCTTTGCACCTCTCGCGCGCCCCAGGCCCCAGGGTtcgggagggggagggaaaggcgGGGCGCGGGACGTTCCCGGCGTCTAGACTCCCTCCTCCCGCGCCCAGCTCAGCACGCTGGCGCCCCACAACCCCTGCCCCGCTAGCTGGGCAGGGCCGAGACCCAGCTGCCGGCCGTGGGCCTGAGAACTCGACAGCAGAGTTGGCGGCAGTCTCAGGGGAGGCGGCGGCAGGCGCCTGGCGGAGGCGTCTGCTGTCAGGCTTCCcgtctcctccctcttcctcccgcCGACAAcggcgccccggccccgcccccggctccCGCTTCAGGACGGAAGGCCCCGGGCCCAAAGCCCGCACCAACGGCCGGGCCCACCCTCGGCCTCCCTAGCTCCTCGGTACCGTAGGATCGGGGCCGCCGTTAGGGGAAGTGGACGAGACCCggcagaaaaggaaaggaggaggaagaaaaaaaggagcaagggggtgagggaggaggaagacccgtcgccgccgccgccgccgtcgtcGCCGTTGCCCGATCGAGCCCCGCGGCGGCCGCCGTGTCCCCCGCCGCGCCCCGTCCTCTTGCGCCGCCTACGGCAAAGCTCGTAGGCGGTCCCCAGCAACCGCCGAGCAGCATTGACCAACAGACCGCGAGTCTATCAAACAGATGGCTGATTTGGCC from Neovison vison isolate M4711 chromosome 6, ASM_NN_V1, whole genome shotgun sequence encodes:
- the CGGBP1 gene encoding LOW QUALITY PROTEIN: CGG triplet repeat-binding protein 1 (The sequence of the model RefSeq protein was modified relative to this genomic sequence to represent the inferred CDS: substituted 2 bases at 2 genomic stop codons), yielding MTSRHRRENRVQAQKLFPHHHLLKNXFEGISGFEQTKVPGFQASLVLRXRPFTTEYQDEKNWKLIGTLFRVRMERFVVTAPPARNRSKTALYVTPLDRVTEFGGELHEDGGKLFCTSCNVVLNHVRKSAISDHLKSKTHTKRKAEFEEQNVRKKQRPLTASLQCNSTAQTEKVSVIQDFVKMCLEANIPLEKADHPAVRAFLSRHVKNGGSIPKSDQLRRAYLPDGYENENQLLNSQDC